The nucleotide sequence TTCAGCGTCGGTTAACGGGGTAGGCAGGAAAGATTCAATGACCAGAATCTCAGCGGCTTCCGTTGCGGCTAACTCAGTACGACCTGCAGCCTCATATTGAGTCTGTGAGTCGCGACGTTGTTTGACCATTTTGGTTAACACAGCTAAGGCTTGTTCATCAGTCAAAGATTCGCGGGTATCCACTTCAATTTGTTTGATGGCCGCCAGAGCCATGCGTATGGTTCCTAGACGCAACTTTTCTTTTGCGACTAGGGCCACTTTCATCTCGGCTTTTAGCTGATCTATTAGGCTCATAATGAGATTAATATAAACGTACGCGACGAGCGTTTTCGCGAGAAAGCTTCTTAGCAAGACGCTTTACTGCAGCGGCTTTAGCGCGCTTACGTGCAGTAGTTGGTTTCTCGTAGAATTCACGAGCACGTACGTCAGCCAGAATACCAGCTTTTTCACAAGAGCGCTTAAAACGACGCAGAGCTACGTCGAATGGTTCATTTTCACGTACTTTAATAATTGGCATACGCCATCACCCCTTAGGTGTAAATTTGTATTGACCAGCTTCACTAACACCTCTGTTGGTGCGCCTCGGTCAAGGGATTTCAAAAATGGTGCGAAATTTTATCCTGATTCGTCATCAAAAGTAAACCCCTGCTTTGCTAAAAGCTCAATTGCAGTGCCTTAGGCTGGAGTAAACAGGTCAGTCAGGCTAGAATTGCCGCTTAACAATCATAGCCAGTGAGAGACAATGCGGGTTTTAGGTATAGAAACATCTTGTGATGAAACGGGAATCGCCATTTATGACGATACACTGGGGCTAATGGCGCATACCTTGTATAGCCAGGTTAAGCTGCATGCGGATTACGGCGGTGTGGTGCCTGAGTTAGCGTCAAGAGACCATGTGCGCAAGATCATCCCCTTGATCCGTGAAGCCATGCAAAAGGCTGATATTAGCCCAGAGTCGATTGATGGCGTGGCTTACACCAAAGGTCCTGGTTTGATTGGTGCCTTGCTTGTCGGTGCATGTGTTGGCCGGTCACTGGCTTACGCATGGAATGTACCTGCGGTTGGCGTGCATCACATGGAAGGTCACTTATTGGCGCCCATGCTTGAAGATAATGCGCCGGAATTTCCGTTTGTCGCCTTACTGGTGTCTGGTGGCCACACTATGCTGGTCGATGTGCAAGGCATAGGTCGCTATCACGTCATGGGTGAATCCATTGATGACGCCGCCGGTGAAGCCTTTGATAAAACCGCTAAGCTTATGGGGCTTGATTATCCTGGCGGGCCTCGTTTAGCGAAAATGGCAGCCAAAGGCGAAACTGGTCATTATAAGTTCCCGCGGCCAATGACTGACAGACCTGGGCTTGATATGAGTTTCTCTGGTTTAAAAACCTTTGCGGCCAATACCATAGCCAAAGAAGCCGATGATGAGCAAACGCGCGCTAATATCGCCTTAGCATTTGAAGAAGCTGTGGTTGACACCTTAGCCATTAAGTGTCGCCGCGCCTTGAAAGAGACTGGTCATAAGCGTTTAGTGATAGCCGGCGGCGTGAGTGCTAACTTGCGTTTACAGCAAACTTTAGGGGAGCTGATGCAGTCCATTGGCGGCCAAGTGTTTTATCCGCGCGGTGAGTTTTGTACTGACAATGGCGCCATGATTGCTTATGCGGGTATTAAACGTCTGAACGCTGGTGAGTCTGAATCCTTAACTGTGAAGGGGCAACCGCGCTGGCCGTTAGATACGCTTACTGCGGTTTAAGCCTTAGTTTTACTGAGATCGGCTGCTAATTGCTGTTTTTGCAGCCGATTGAACCTTAAATTTACTTTTCAAAGTCACTTTCTCGCTATCTTTCGGGTATGCTGCCGACCTTTGTTATTTTGTCGGTTATGTCATGCTCTATCACGCTTCGGTTGAACTGCGCTATCCCAAGGGGCCATTTGCATTAAGCTTAGTGGGATTATTAAGCGGCGCCTCGATTTTAGCCTCGATTGTATTTTCGTTATTACTCTTCTTGTCTATCGACGACAACCCTATGATGCAGTGGTTGTTTGGCTCGTTGGCCGTCATATTTGAATTAGGTAAATTTTATGCCTGGTATGAATTTGGCGAGCGTCGTGCTCACCACAATTATGCCGGCGCACTGGTGTCGTTATTATTTTATGGGGTGTTGGCGTTAATTTCGATTGGCGGCAGTATCGGTGGTATTAATGCGGCTACCAATCAAGCGGCTGCTCATGTGCATCAAGCCAGCAGCAAAATTGACAGTTTCAATGCTCAAATCGCAGCGATTGACGCGCAAATTGCGCTCAATAATGAAGCGGCGCAAAAGTACATTGAGATGGAGCGTATCGCGACCGGCGTTCGTCAAATTCAAAAGCAAAATAGTGACTTACGTAAGCAGCAACAAGCCTTAGCGCTCGAGCGTGATAGTTTACCTGTGGCGTCACAAGGCTCGATTATTGGCTTGATTGAGTCATTAGCGGCAGCCCTTGGCATTAGCAGTGGTAATGCGCAGCTCGGACTCGTGGTGTTTTTATCGGTATTGCTGGATTTATTCGCGGCGTTTTTCGTGAGCGTAATCGGTGAAGAGCTACGTTTTAGGCATTACTACCACAACTATCGCCCGATGTTATCGCCAAGCAGCAACAACATAGACGTTGACTTGCCATTACGGCTTCATCTGGATGAGCATGTTGTTGATGATGTTGAACCATTAAGTCTGTTTGATGAAGTGTGTTTGATGTTGGCTCAAGGTGATATCAGCTGCTCTAAAAAAGCCATTGCTAAGCGCTTTAATTTAACCGTTGATGCTGTAGATGGTTTGTTTAAAGACATGCTGGGGCGGGGGCTTATTCATCAAAAGCCTAACCATCATTATCAATGGTTAGGCACACGCGCCGACTCGTGAGTGTGGCGTGATTAGTCGGATTCGCTCTTGGATGAGCGTTTAGTTTTGAATTTGGATTTGAGCTTAGTTTTCAAATTGAATCTAGGCTCTTTACCATTTAATAACCGCTGAATATTAGCGCGATGACGGATAACAATTAAGGTGCTGAGCATGGCCACAGGTAAGGTAAATCTGTCATCTAAATAATAGGTATACACTGGCGCTAACAAGGCGGTTAAAATCGCGGCTAACGATGAGTAGCGCGTGATCAGCACTAACACTAACCAGCTGCCTAGCAGGGCAAGCGCAAGGTCATCGCCAATGGGCGCCATAGCACCAAAGGCAGTGGCAACACCTTTACCACCTTGAAAGTTAAAGAAGATTGGGTAGATATGACCCAAGCACGCCGCAATGGCAATTAAGCCAATCCACACGCCGCTAATTCCCAATAAATAGGCGAC is from Shewanella sp. SNU WT4 and encodes:
- a CDS encoding bZIP transcription factor codes for the protein MLYHASVELRYPKGPFALSLVGLLSGASILASIVFSLLLFLSIDDNPMMQWLFGSLAVIFELGKFYAWYEFGERRAHHNYAGALVSLLFYGVLALISIGGSIGGINAATNQAAAHVHQASSKIDSFNAQIAAIDAQIALNNEAAQKYIEMERIATGVRQIQKQNSDLRKQQQALALERDSLPVASQGSIIGLIESLAAALGISSGNAQLGLVVFLSVLLDLFAAFFVSVIGEELRFRHYYHNYRPMLSPSSNNIDVDLPLRLHLDEHVVDDVEPLSLFDEVCLMLAQGDISCSKKAIAKRFNLTVDAVDGLFKDMLGRGLIHQKPNHHYQWLGTRADS
- a CDS encoding GatB/YqeY domain-containing protein, giving the protein MSLIDQLKAEMKVALVAKEKLRLGTIRMALAAIKQIEVDTRESLTDEQALAVLTKMVKQRRDSQTQYEAAGRTELAATEAAEILVIESFLPTPLTDAEISDIIDATISDTGAATMADMGKVMGALKSKVQGRADMSALGAIIRAKLQ
- the rpsU gene encoding 30S ribosomal protein S21, which encodes MPIIKVRENEPFDVALRRFKRSCEKAGILADVRAREFYEKPTTARKRAKAAAVKRLAKKLSRENARRVRLY
- the plsY gene encoding glycerol-3-phosphate 1-O-acyltransferase PlsY, with the translated sequence MNDTLIIIMMTISAYLAGSVSSAVLVCRLRGLPDPRTQGSGNPGATNVLRIGGASAAAMVLFFDMLKGAAPAYVAYLLGISGVWIGLIAIAACLGHIYPIFFNFQGGKGVATAFGAMAPIGDDLALALLGSWLVLVLITRYSSLAAILTALLAPVYTYYLDDRFTLPVAMLSTLIVIRHRANIQRLLNGKEPRFNLKTKLKSKFKTKRSSKSESD
- the tsaD gene encoding tRNA (adenosine(37)-N6)-threonylcarbamoyltransferase complex transferase subunit TsaD, encoding MRVLGIETSCDETGIAIYDDTLGLMAHTLYSQVKLHADYGGVVPELASRDHVRKIIPLIREAMQKADISPESIDGVAYTKGPGLIGALLVGACVGRSLAYAWNVPAVGVHHMEGHLLAPMLEDNAPEFPFVALLVSGGHTMLVDVQGIGRYHVMGESIDDAAGEAFDKTAKLMGLDYPGGPRLAKMAAKGETGHYKFPRPMTDRPGLDMSFSGLKTFAANTIAKEADDEQTRANIALAFEEAVVDTLAIKCRRALKETGHKRLVIAGGVSANLRLQQTLGELMQSIGGQVFYPRGEFCTDNGAMIAYAGIKRLNAGESESLTVKGQPRWPLDTLTAV